The sequence CATTCTCGCTTTTCATCTTTGGCTAGCGAGAAATCCGGAATAGAGGATATCTATATTTAGATATCCAATTGAAGAGCCTGTTGGAGGGCATTTTTTTTATACCAAAATCTCTATTCTTGTAAACTAGGAAAGATATAAagagtctcttggagatgctctaagttgCTGATTTTTACTAGATGCTGACCACATGCCTTGCAGAATTGCATGGGAGCTAAGTTAGGAAGAGTGCTTTatgcagattttttttattcaatGTGCAACATTCAGGCATAAGTGCCAAAATCCCTAATTGCACAAAATTTCTTTCATAAGTTAGTTTGTAAAATGTGTATTGGTCATTGTATCACTCGCGTTATTTGACTTCTTAGCACAGTCTTCAATATCTGCTTATTGTTGAAATGTTTTCATTATATTCTTTATACGCTGATTGTCACTATTATTTATTAACAATTTACTGCATGACACATGCGTCCTGCTGCAGGCTATTTTGCATCATGGAGAGTACAGACAAGGATGAGAAAAATCTTGTTGTCACTGAAGAGTGTACTAATCCTGGAGAAAATTTTGAAGATGAAGGGGATTTAGCAAGGAAAacagaaatattaaatgtagaagAATCAACAAATTCTTCAAATGTAGGTTTAAGCAATGAGTCAGAAGCACAGATCGACGAGGGAGGTAACTCAGAAAAGGACTTAAATGGACAGATGAATGAATGCGCAATTTCAGATGCCATGGAACCTTTACACTCAAACCAGATCACAAAAGATATTCTTGCGGAAGACAAATCTGAAGAGCCAGTGTTTGATGGTACTGAGGTTCCTGAAATGGAAGAAATGAGGCGTTCTTCCAATCAGTCTGCAGAACTTGACTCAGAAGCTCAGATTTCTGTAATCAATGAGCGGGCTGTTGCAATCAAGAATTTTGTTAAAGAAAAGAGTGCCATTGCAGTTTCGACATTTATGCGGCGCCTTTCTGGCAAAAAATATGAGAATGAGTTTAAGGTTGAAGTTGACAAGAGTGATGGTTCAGAATGCATCGACAGCGAGAAGACTGGGTCTGATGCTGAACCTAAACCTAAAGAGGCGCAGCAGAAAACTGATGAAAGGACTGCTTGGAATCCACTAAACTTGATTAAAATTGGACGAGATTTTGATACTTTTATAACTGGGGAAGCAGGGCCTGAAGATGCGCCAAATTTGTCGGAGCAATCGAAAGCGAAGGGTAGGATTATAATATACACAAAACTGGGGTGTGAAGATTGCAAAATGGTTCGTCTATTCTTGCATCAGAAAAGGCTCAAGTATGTTGAGATCAACATTGACATCTTCCCTAGCAGAAAGTTGGAGTTGGAGAAGAATACTGGATCATCCACTGTACCAAAAGTTTATTTCAATGACCTGCTGATTGGAGGATTAGttgagttgaagaagatggaagATTCTGACATACTTGATGAGAATATCAGTGTACTTTTCAAAGAAGAACCCTCATCTTCTGCTCCCTTACCTCCCTTACCTGGAGAAGATGATGAATCTGGAAGTGGGAAGATGGATGAGCTGGCAACCATTGTCAGAAAGATGAGAGAGTCAGTCATTCCTAAAGATAGATTTTATAAGATGAGAAGATTTAGTAACTGCTTTCTTGGTAGCGAAGCGGTGGATTTCTTATCAGAAGATCAGTATATGGAGAGAGATGAGGTAAAGCATTTATGATGCATGCCAAAATAACTCTTCTTTAAGAGCCATGTTAGTGTTACGCAATTACACCTTACAACATGGTTTTGAATAACATTATTCTTGATTTCTCTAACTCTTGGTACTGGTTTTAACTTAGCTGCAGATGCAAATTGCATGTTTCATCATTATGTTGTGAAAGGACTTTTCATTTAGTCTCTCTGTTTTTTCCTTGTAACTGAGAATTTCTACCGCTTTTTCATTAATTCCTGTTATCCATTTAGGCAGTGGAATTTGGAAGGAAGCTTGCAAGCAAATACTTCTTTCGTCATGTTCTAGAGTAAGTTTTAAAATGGGTTAAAATTAGCTTGAAATATTCTTTGCATTCCTATCAATCTTTCATATCCATCTGTATTGGTGGACAATTTGGAGGTTGTTAATATCAACTTATGTCACTGCAGTGAAAATGTCTTTGAAGATGGAAATCACTTATATCGTTTCCTGGATCATGAACCCATAGTTATGACTCAGTGCTACAACATCCCTAGGGGCATTATTGATGTTGCACCGAAGCCCATTGCTGAAGTGGCATCAAGGTTGAGATTGTTATCTTATGCCATTTTTGAAGCTTATGTATCTGTGGATGGTAGACATGTTGACTACAGAAGCATCCAGGGCTGTGAGGAATTTAAAAGGTCAGTGCTTAGCTGTTTATACTTGATCAAGATGCGAAAATCAAGTATACTGCACAATCCACGTATTGTTTGCCTCAAAATACTATAACAGCTGGTTGTTTTATATTGTTCTTCTAGCAGATTTTTAAGTTGATACATATGTTTAAGTTTGTAATATAATGAGTACAgattgttggtgtatatgtgagcccatgtatagaggcccatctagaggcccatgtataggataaatatatcccacccttctagggtttggaggaaaacaagcaattattctctccatcatggtatcattagcctaggatTAGgtttcctctctcctccctcccctctcagctgcccgcagccgccgccgccagcccatggtttcccctctcctccttccctcccctccctctgctccgcgcGCCGCGTGGGCCGCCGCTCCGAGCGCCGCCTGGGCCGCCGCCCCATCCTCTgcccctgcagccgccgccgcctgggccctgccgccgccggcgcgcgcgggcgcggcaggCGCGGGGGGCGCCGCAGGGGGCGCTgccgtcccggccgccgccaccctggTCGCGCTGGCGCCCCTGCCCGCGGGCGCAGGAGGCGCGGAGGGCCCGGGGGgcccgatccgccgccgccggggcccgaTCCGGCCCCTCCCGGCCCGCTGCCGGCCCTGCCTGCCGCTGGGGAGCCGCCTGTGCCACTGCCCGTTGTGGAGCCGCCCGTgcaggccgccgtcgccgccgcgggcgccgatccGGCCGCCCTGCGGGCCGCAGCACAGCTGCTGCAGGCCGCGGACGCCGATCCGGCGGTCCTGCAGGCCGTAGCGCAGCTCCCGCAGGCCGCGGGTGCTGCTCCAGGGGATGCGGCCGCCGATCTCGCCGCCCTGCGGCTCCCACggatgccgccggccgccgatcccgccaccgctgctgcccaccgcgccgccaacGCCGCGCCCGATCCCGCGTGGACCGGGCTCGGGATGTcgcccgcggatgcgccgctctccAACGCCGCTCTCgctgcggccctcctcgccgccaagtcggaggcttcggcggcccaggagcggctCCGCGTGGCTGCtctcgcctgggagcgcgagggcgccgcggccgacgcctccgctctccgggttgccgaggcggagcactttCTCCGCGCCTCCTCCGGCCGGCCTGTCGTACCCGAGCacggcgcctcttcctcccgccaggccccgcccgctggatctggagcccggtacgacccgaccgaccccatggtcgcccagctccacctccaggccgccggcgtccagaacatcagggccctggtcaccgtcctcctcgacccgacgtcctcttcctacggacgctggcgggaccaggtcctgctcgccctccgccgctacctCCTCGAcaaccacgtcctcctcgacacgccgatcgaggcgcAAGACGTGGCCCTGTCCTGGGTCTTCAGGACgatctccctagatcttcaggacctcgtcaggacccacggcggcaccgcgcggcaggcctaggtggcgctcgaggggtagttcctcggcaacgccgagtaccgcgccctccagctcgacgccaccttccgcaccttcgtgcagggggacttctccgttggtgagtacagccggcggatgaagggcatagccgatgctcttcacgacctcggggatccggtgtccgatcgagtcttggtgctcaatgtcctgcggggcctgagcagcacctatgaccacctgaagagctggatcgcccgccagaggcccttcccctccttcctgtaggtccgggacgacctcgctctcgaggagatcaccaggggtttcgcgcccggatcgccctcgtccacctccaccgcgctcgtcgctgctccaccggcttcctccgccgcccctgccacctctctccttggtgctgctcccgccgggcagaccggaggtgggggGCCGTGGACatcgtcggggggggggggcgtggggtggtggtggtggtggcattgATGGCCCTGCTTTTGGgggtaccggtaccggtgggggtCGTCGGGGCGCGCCGGCTCCGACTCCCGCTTCTACCCCTGCCCTTGGAGGTACGCCCTgaccatccttcagcaacccatggtcagggcgcatctcgatgtggccgttccagggtccgggaggggggcctcgtcctcagctccagccggcggccatgttcatcggtgctgctcccctctccgcgccgTACTGGACCCCGCccactcagcccagccagcagccgacctggcctggggggtgggaccaggccgctctggcgcagtccttcagcaccatgggactgacgccgccggtcaccaccgagtggatcgccgactcgggtgcctcgttccacaccactcctgatgccggtatcctctcttccgtCCGACTCCCaaacccctcttgtccttctatcatggttggtgatgggtcttgccttcctgtcaccgccgtgggttctgctcctcgtcttcctaatgttcttgttgctactcaaatggttcacaactttctttccattcgccagtttactgctgacaactcctgttctatcgaatttgactcttctggtcttactgtgaaggattcggcttcccggcgtccgctcctcagaTGTGAtagcccggggcccctttacactcttcggcttcctgcttccgctgctccgtcttcgacttcttctttgtctactgcatttgccgtgacgccttcttccaccacctggcaccgctgGCTTGGACACCCCGGTCGCGATATTTTGACTAAGCTCAGTCATAGTACAGATGTTctatgtactagggctcctgctgagcacctctgtcatgcgtgccagttaggtcgtcatgttagacttccgttttcttcttcttcttcgcatgctgcgcatgcttttgatcttattcactgtgacctgtggacatctcctgtactcagcatgtctggctacaAATATTACCTgatcattgttgatgatttttctcattactcttggactttccctttgcgcgccaagtctgagatcttccccaccctcctccacttctttgcttgggtgtccactcagttcggcctcactgttaaggccgtccagtgggacaccgggcgggagttcgataactccacctcccgttccttcttcctcgtttggggtgttcagctgcgtatgtcttgtccgtatacctctcctcagaacggcaaggctgagcggatgattcgcacgacgaacgacgtcgtgcgcacccttccgatccaggcctctctgcccccgcgcttctgggctgagagcctccacaccgccaccaacctgctcaaccgccttccgtccactgcttctcctgctcccactccacaccacgctctcttcggtacccctcctcgctacaaCCAcattcgggtcttcgggtgtgcgtgttaccctaacacctccgccaccgcttctcacaacctggcgccccgctcgactcgttgtgtgttcctcgggtactcccttgaccacaaggggtaccgatgccttgacctcacctctcgccgcgttttGATCTCCCGATACATcgtgtttgacgagtcggattccccatactccacctcctccacaccttctcctgaccccgagctggactCTTTGTTTCTGACtaacccggtggttcagccaccgttacctgtctgtacttttcctgcaggttttcgtggcgcaccggcaccgcttccggtgatccctgctgcgccgagcgcgaccccggtgccttcccctgccctgCGCGGTATGCTCAgctggtgcaggtgtaccggcgccgCTCGGCGCTGACACCGGCGCCGTAGCGGtatgctcagccggtgcaggtgtaccggcgtcgttcggcgtcgacaccgccgccgcctcctccggctccctctcgagccaagccggaggtgtaccacccgccagtcatccatcgggatcctcggcatattcatcccatggtgactcggcggatggcgtctcaggccgc comes from Panicum virgatum strain AP13 chromosome 4K, P.virgatum_v5, whole genome shotgun sequence and encodes:
- the LOC120703126 gene encoding uncharacterized protein LOC120703126, encoding MESTDKDEKNLVVTEECTNPGENFEDEGDLARKTEILNVEESTNSSNVGLSNESEAQIDEGGNSEKDLNGQMNECAISDAMEPLHSNQITKDILAEDKSEEPVFDGTEVPEMEEMRRSSNQSAELDSEAQISVINERAVAIKNFVKEKSAIAVSTFMRRLSGKKYENEFKVEVDKSDGSECIDSEKTGSDAEPKPKEAQQKTDERTAWNPLNLIKIGRDFDTFITGEAGPEDAPNLSEQSKAKGRIIIYTKLGCEDCKMVRLFLHQKRLKYVEINIDIFPSRKLELEKNTGSSTVPKVYFNDLLIGGLVELKKMEDSDILDENISVLFKEEPSSSAPLPPLPGEDDESGSGKMDELATIVRKMRESVIPKDRFYKMRRFSNCFLGSEAVDFLSEDQYMERDEAVEFGRKLASKYFFRHVLDENVFEDGNHLYRFLDHEPIVMTQCYNIPRGIIDVAPKPIAEVASRLRLLSYAIFEAYVSVDGRHVDYRSIQGCEEFKRYIRTTEELQRVDIDDLSREEKLAFFINLYNMMAIHALVTCGVPAGPLDRRKFFGDFKYVIGGCAYSLSAIQNGILRGNQRPPYNIAKPFGQKDQRSKVALPYHEPLVHFALVCGTKSGPALRCYSPGDIDKELMEAARDFLRNGGLIVDPDAKVASASKVLKWYSTDFGKNETEVLKHAANYLEPAQSEQLLELLASTQLKVLYQPYDWSINI